Proteins from a genomic interval of Ictidomys tridecemlineatus isolate mIctTri1 unplaced genomic scaffold, mIctTri1.hap1 Scaffold_35, whole genome shotgun sequence:
- the LOC144373294 gene encoding transport and Golgi organization protein 1 homolog — translation MNHPEEPSLLNQPVTEDMGVSEVSQIPNTEKADPANFQKVNNFMKENEELMQKLSNYEQKMKESKKQVQETMKQNMILSDEATNYKDKMKLLEKAKELLDEGAKSLHVMLESEREQKAKNQDLIMENKKSIEKLKDVISVNTSELSELQILLTEAKLREEKVKLKCCQLQKENTMLKKEKEQLQQEVKDWSTSHAELSEQMKSFEKTQKDLQVALSQKDDTINALTNHITQLNRFQCESESEDQSRDESDELTNGELAGDWNEKIKDQIKQMMDVSQTKTTISVVEEDLKLLQLKLRASMSTKCNLEDQIKKLESDCNSLRSSKVGLEEECKTLKQKVEILNELYQQN, via the exons caaatttccaaaaggtgaacaatttcatgaaagaaaatgaagaactaatgcagaaattgtcaaattatgaacagaag atgaaggaatcaaagaaacaggtccaagagaccatgaaacaaaatatgattctttctgatgaagcaactaattataag gataaaatgaagcttcttgaaaaagctaaagaacttctggatgagggagctaaaagtcttcatgttatgttagaatctgagagagaacagaaagctaagaatcaggacttg ataatggaaaataagaaatctatagagaagcttaaagatgtcatttcagtaaatacttctgaactttcagag cttcaaattctccttactgaagctaagcttcgtgaagagaaggtgaagttgaaatgctgtcagcttcagaaagaaaataccatgcttaagaaggagaaagagcag ttgcagcaggaagtaaaagactggagtacatcacacgctgagctcagtgaacaaatgaaatcatttgagaagacccagaaagatttacaagtagctcttagtcaaaaagatgatactattaat gctttgactaatcacattacacagttgaatcggtttcaatgtgaatctgaatctgaggatcaaagtcgagatgagtcagatgaattaaccaatggagagttagcag gtgattggaacgagaagatcaaagatcaaattaagcagatgatggatgtctctcaG acaaaaactacaatatcagtagttgaagaggatctaaaacttttacaacttaagctaagagcctcgatgtccacaaaatgtaatctagaag accaaataaagaaattagaaagtgactgcaattcactacggtcttctaaagttggactggaagaggaatgcaaaactcttaagcagaaagtggagattttaaatgaactctaccagcaaaattAG
- the LOC144373298 gene encoding transport and Golgi organization protein 1 homolog: protein MTMKGPPPFSGVPFMGPPMGRPPPPPIWYGPPLQLSGPFGPRPIPPPFGPGMRPPIGFREYAPGVTPGKWDLPFDPRDFFPGPAPAPFRPLGSFGPREYFIPGAPLPPPTHGPQDYGPPPGAKDLMPSGFKDETPPNSQE from the exons atgactatgaaagggccccctcctttctcaggggtacccttcatgggacccccgatgggacggcctccaccacctcccatttggtatggaccgccacttcagctcagtgggccttttgggcctcggccaattcctccaccatttg gtcctggtatgcgtccaccaataggcttcagagaatatgcaccaggtgttacacctggaaaatgggatttgccttttgaccctcgtgatttttttccaggacctgcaccagcaccatttagacctttaggctcatttggcccaagagagtacttcattcctggtgccccattaccacctccaactcatggtccccaagactatgggccaccacctggtgcaaaagacttaatgccttcaggctttaaagatgaaactccacctaattctcaagagtag